A genomic window from Maledivibacter sp. includes:
- a CDS encoding ABC transporter permease, which produces MKTIITKKNRDILKTLIVILIIWGGLSMVYSPIILPGPILTLKSTGDVLMDAGFFRDVFITLKRLFIGLSGAILLGGILGLLIGANKRISNLFEPIFHIIQATPPISWLALAMIWFGLDGEATVFIVFIASIPILIINIVEGFENIDPKLIEMGNIFGFSKKQVLFEITLPSLKSYLKSGITIAVGLGWKLVIMGEVLSSSTGIGAQITNSRLNIETGKVLAWTIIVIVLGYFSQKLIDIVFDFRSKGENYDFANEQNRKSIWRLCSIKRFFPRY; this is translated from the coding sequence ATGAAAACTATTATTACGAAGAAAAATAGGGACATACTTAAAACTCTAATTGTAATATTGATTATTTGGGGAGGATTATCGATGGTCTACTCCCCCATAATCCTTCCAGGCCCTATTTTAACATTAAAATCCACAGGGGATGTTTTAATGGATGCTGGTTTTTTTAGGGATGTGTTCATTACTCTCAAAAGACTATTTATAGGGCTATCAGGGGCCATTTTATTAGGAGGAATTTTAGGACTTTTAATAGGTGCCAATAAAAGGATTAGTAATCTATTTGAGCCCATATTTCATATTATACAAGCCACACCCCCCATATCATGGTTAGCACTTGCCATGATATGGTTTGGACTAGATGGAGAGGCCACTGTATTTATTGTGTTTATCGCTAGTATACCTATACTCATAATTAATATTGTAGAAGGATTTGAAAACATTGATCCTAAACTAATTGAAATGGGCAATATTTTTGGGTTTTCAAAAAAACAAGTGCTTTTTGAAATTACACTTCCATCATTAAAATCCTATTTGAAATCTGGAATTACAATAGCAGTTGGATTAGGATGGAAATTGGTAATTATGGGAGAAGTCTTGAGTTCAAGTACTGGAATTGGAGCCCAAATAACTAATTCAAGATTAAATATTGAGACTGGTAAGGTGCTGGCTTGGACAATTATTGTTATTGTGTTAGGATATTTTTCTCAAAAATTGATAGATATAGTATTTGATTTTAGGAGTAAAGGGGAAAACTATGATTTTGCAAATGAACAAAATAGAAAAAGTATTTGGCGATTATGTAGTATTAAAAGATTTTTCCCTAGATATTAA
- a CDS encoding ABC transporter ATP-binding protein has product MILQMNKIEKVFGDYVVLKDFSLDINDKEIVCIIGPSGCGKSTMLNIISGLIQPSKGDFLNKSERISYVFQEDRLLPWKTVYENILAVNKKASREQMKILIDKVGLKGFENYHPSQLSGGMRQRCSIARAFNYEAKLLLMDEPFKSLDYNLRFAMINHLLNLWEIKQNSIIFVTHEIDEALLLGDRILVLSHTPTKVIKEFEIKALKRERSLENEMLIKIRNEIISCLVK; this is encoded by the coding sequence ATGATTTTGCAAATGAACAAAATAGAAAAAGTATTTGGCGATTATGTAGTATTAAAAGATTTTTCCCTAGATATTAATGATAAAGAGATAGTATGTATAATCGGGCCATCTGGATGTGGAAAATCTACAATGCTTAATATTATATCGGGACTTATTCAGCCTTCTAAGGGAGATTTTTTAAATAAAAGTGAAAGAATCAGTTATGTATTTCAAGAGGATCGATTACTTCCATGGAAGACAGTGTATGAAAATATTCTTGCTGTGAATAAGAAAGCTTCAAGGGAACAAATGAAAATATTAATAGACAAGGTGGGACTCAAAGGATTTGAAAACTATCATCCATCACAATTAAGTGGTGGAATGAGGCAAAGATGTTCCATTGCAAGGGCATTTAATTATGAAGCAAAGTTATTGCTTATGGATGAACCCTTTAAATCCCTTGATTACAATCTGAGATTTGCCATGATTAACCACCTATTAAATCTTTGGGAGATAAAGCAAAATTCAATAATCTTTGTTACCCATGAAATCGACGAAGCTCTTCTACTTGGGGATAGAATACTGGTGTTATCCCATACACCCACAAAGGTAATAAAGGAATTTGAGATAAAAGCTTTAAAAAGAGAACGAAGCTTAGAGAATGAAATGTTAATTAAAATAAGAAATGAAATAATTAGTTGTCTTGTGAAATAG